A DNA window from Primulina tabacum isolate GXHZ01 chromosome 12, ASM2559414v2, whole genome shotgun sequence contains the following coding sequences:
- the LOC142520031 gene encoding conserved oligomeric Golgi complex subunit 2-like, whose product MATDLQHSPLPKSATDLFGDPIEDSHPLWLNSSKFSDQEFDPESYISDLRTFVPFDTLRSELRSHLGDLKHELVELINRDYSDFVSLSAKLVDVDAAVVRMRAPLLEIKEKILSFRGSVEGSLMALQSKLKQRAQANEARGVLELLLDTFHVVSKVEKLIKALPSVPADCSSGTLNSAKKSQLSNGISSQHIENGTNLRETQSMFLERIASEMNHLKFYIAHAQNMPFIENMEKRIHNASLLLETCLGHCFVDGVENRDANAIYNCLRAYASIDNSNSPEEIYLSTAVAPFIQTVIPHRSSRAVGMSSTDDLEQEYERIKQYIGDDCKFLLDVSFTENSGLHVFSFLANSILKEVLSAIQTGKPGAFSPGRPVQFLQNYKSSLDFLAYLEGYCPTRSAVVKLRAEAVYIEFMKQWNTGIYFSLRFQEIAGALDSELMITSLVPSQNSTANQKNSQNLLLRQSISLMDCLRSCWADDVFVLSCSDKFLRLFLQLLSRYSSWLSAGLNARRARNTSANTGSEWAISAAPDDFLYIIHDLKCLVEEVCGDYLGHVLELLKLCPVEILDLVKQSILHGGNSLRVLQPLVINLIVETLVEKSVEDLRQLKGITATCRMTNKPLPVRHSPYVSGVLRPLKAFLDGERAVTYLTSELREELLHGTANEITRRYYELAAELINMARKTESSIQKIRLGAQRRAGASSDVSDHYVSEIDKLFMQLFLDIQWKQKQKH is encoded by the exons ATGGCGACAGATCTGCAGCACTCCCCATTGCCAAAATCCGCGACGGATTTATTCGGCGATCCGATTGAGGATTCGCATCCGTTATGGCTGAATTCATCCAAATTCTCCGACCAAGAATTCGATCCGGAATCCTACATATCAGATCTCCGCACATTTGTCCCCTTCGATACGCTTCGCTCGGAGCTGAGATCGCATTTGGGCGATCTGAAGCATGAACTCGTAGAGCTTATCAATCGAGACTACTCAGATTTCGTGAGCCTCAGCGCCAAGCTCGTTGACGTGGACGCTGCAGTGGTGAGGATGCGGGCTCCACTGCTCGAGATCAAGGAGAAGATTTTGTCTTTCCGGGGATCGGTTGAGGGCTCGTTGATGGCGCTGCAAAGCAAGCTCAAGCAGAGAGCACAAGCCAACGAGGCGAGGGGAGTGTTGGAGTTGTTGCTGGACACGTTTCATGTTGTTTCTAAGGT TGAAAAGTTGATAAAGGCGCTGCCCAGTGTTCCTGCAGATTGTTCCAGTGGAACTTTGAATTCTGCCAAGAAGAGTCAATTAAGCAATGGTATATCCTCTCAACACATAGAAAATGGAACGAACCTCAGGGAGACACAAAGCATGTTTCTGGAGAGAATTGCTAGTGAAATGAATCATCTGAAGTTTTATATTGCTCATGCACAG AATATGCCCTTCATTGAGAATATGGAGAAGAGGATCCATAATGCTAGCTTGTTACTGGAAACATGCTTGGGACACTGTTTTGTAGATGGAGTCGAGaacagggatgcaaatgcaatataCAATTGTTTACGTGCATACGCTTCTATTGATAATTCGAATAGCCCTGAAGAAATTTATCTCTCTACAGCTGTTGCTCCATTCATACAGACGGTTATCCCTCACAGATCATCTCGAGCAGTTGGCATGTCATCCACAGATGATCTTGAGCAAGAATATGAAAGGATCAAGCAGTACATTGGAGATGATTGCAAATTTTTATTGGATGTATCTTTTACAG AAAATTCAGGTCTACATGTATTTAGCTTTCTGGCAAATTCCATTCTCAAAGAGGTTTTATCAGCCATCCAAACAGGAAAACCAGGGGCTTTCTCTCCAGGAAGGCCTGTACAGTTTCTCCAAAATTATAAGTCAAGCCTAGATTTTTTGGCTTATCTAGAAG GTTACTGTCCGACTAGGTCTGCAGTTGTTAAACTCCGGGCAGAGGCAGTCTATATAGAGTTTATGAAACAATGGAACACCGGGATTTACTTCTCATTGAG GTTTCAGGAAATAGCCGGTGCTTTGGATTCTGAACTTATGATTACTTCACTTGTTCCCTCTCAGAACTCTACCGCAAACCAGAAGAATTCTCAAAATTTATTATTGAGGCAAAGTATTTCTCTTATGGATTGCTTGAGGTCGTGCTGGGCGGATGACGTTTTTGTTCTTTCTTGCTCAGACAAATTTTTACGTTTATTTTTGCAACTTCTTTCAAG ATACTCGAGCTGGTTGTCAGCTGGATTAAATGCTCGCAGAGCCAGGAATACTAGCGCTAATACTGGATCTGAATGGGCTATTTCTGCAGCCCCAGATGATTTCCTTTAT ATAATTCATGATTTAAAATGCTTGGTGGAGGAAGTTTGTGGTGACTATCTAGGGCATGTTCTTGAACTTCTCAAGTTGTGTCCTGTTGAAATACTTGACCTTGTGAAGCAGAGTATTTTACATGGTGGAAACTCCCTCAGAGTTCTTCAGCCTCTCGTAATAAATTTGATAGTAGAAACTCTAGTTGAGAAGTCCGTGGAG GACTTGCGACAATTGAAGGGAATAACTGCCACATGTAGGATGACCAACAAGCCTCTACCTGTTAGACATTCACCTTATGTATCTGGTGTATTGCGCCCTCTAAAG GCTTTTCTGGACGGAGAGCGAGCTGTTACATATCTAACCAGTGAGCTTCGTGAGGAACTCTTACATGGAACTGCAAATGAGATCACTCGTCGATATTATGAATTAGCTGCCGAGCTCATCAATATG GCCCGAAAAACAGAGTCATCGATTCAAAAAATACGTTTAGGTGCGCAAAGAAGAGCTGGGGCAAGTTCAGATGTCTCAGATCATTACGTTTCTGAGATAGACAAATTATTTATGCAGTTATTTCTTGATATCCAG TGGAAGCAGAAGCAGAAGCATTAA
- the LOC142520032 gene encoding adenylate kinase 4, translating to MANLEDVTSVDLMTELLRRMKCSSKPDKRLILVGPPGSGKGTQSPMIKDEYCLCHLATGDMLRAAVADKTPLGVQAKEAMEKGELVSDDLVVGIIDDALKKPSCHKGFILDGFPRTVVQAQKLDEMLEKRGTKIDKVLNFAIDDAILEERITGRWIHPSSGRSYHTKFAPPKVPGVDDVTGEPLIQRKDDTAAVLKSRLEAFHKQTEPVIEYYNKMGVIANLPAEKAPQEVTAEVKKVLS from the exons ATGGCCAATCTGGAAGATGTGACGTCGGTGGATCTCATGACGGAGCTTCTACGCCGTATGAAGTGCTCCTCTAAGCCCGATAAACGCCTCATCCTAGTCG GTCCACCAGGATCTGGAAAAGGTACTCAGTCACCAATGATTAAGGATGAGTATTGCTTATGCCATCTGGCTACTGgtgatatgctgagagctgctGTGGCTGACAAGACTCCCCTTGGGGTCCAAGCCAAGGAGGCCATGGAGAAG GGGGAACTTGTTTCTGATGATTTGGTTGTGGGGATTATCGATGATGCATTGAAGAAGCCTTCCTGTCATAAAGGTTTTATTCTTGATGGATTTCCAAGGACAGTTGTTCAAGCACAAAAG CTGGATGAGATGCTCGAGAAACGTGGAACTAAGATTGACAAAGTTCTTAACTTTGCAATTGATGACGCTATCTTGGAGGAGAGGATTACTGGCCGTTGGATCCATCCTTCTAGTGGTCGTTCCTACCATACGAAATTTGCACCCCCTAAAGTTCCTGGTGTCGATGAT GTAACTGGAGAGCCTTTAATTCAACGTAAGGATGATACTGCAGCTGTGCTCAAGTCGAGACTTGAGGCTTTCCATAAGCAGACTGAACCC GTTATCGAATACTATAACAAGATGGGCGTCATTGCAAATCTCCCCGCCGAAAAAGCTCCTCAAGAGGTCACTGCAGAGGTAAAGAAGGTACTCTCCTGA